A single Fusarium oxysporum Fo47 chromosome IV, complete sequence DNA region contains:
- a CDS encoding uncharacterized protein (expressed protein): MVFSLNSMLVLMMCYSLGVSLFFSHTHRRPFVPESLEQTSYAVLSSFCGVFQNDGAHSQQTTSMHEGVIRDLPALPAMLRHRSLVIPQPCFTAHCIRARE, from the coding sequence ATGGTATTTTCCTTGAATAGCATGCTGGTTCTGATGATGTGTTATTCGCTTGgtgtttctttgttcttttctCACACCCACCGCCGGCCATTTGTTCCGGAAAGTCTGGAGCAAACATCTTATGCCGTACTTTCTAGCTTCTGTGGTGTTTTCCAGAACGATGGAGCACATAGTCAGCAGACGACTTCCATGCATGAGGGAGTCATTCGGGATCTGCCTGCATTGCCAGCAATGTTGAGGCACCGCAGCCTTGTCATACCTCAACCATGTTTCACTGCCCACTGCATACGAGCTCGAGAATGA
- a CDS encoding uncharacterized protein (expressed protein), with product MLHRTLRLLLARGVAAAARKPHIVSPGRKTKLAVLGLKMLQSMQRFQVRALNLEAVGYSLPKAHVNICSKWI from the coding sequence ATGCTGCACCGGACCCTTCGCCTACTGCTGGCACGTGGAGTAGCTGCTGCGGCGCGTAAGCCACACATTGTGAGCCCAGGACGGAAGACGAAACTGGCGGTGTTGGGCTTGAAAATGCTGCAATCAATGCAGCGGTTTCAAGTCAGGGCTCTGAACCTTGAAGCTGTAGGGTACAGTCTCCCAAAGGCCCACGTCAATATCTGTAGCAAATGGATCTGA
- a CDS encoding major facilitator superfamily domain-containing protein — MARSRQMTAANREAAGRNERPLPPFPAKQMFVLACCRICEPIAFMSIFPYIYYMIQDFNITDDSNKISVYAGMVTSAFTLAEFSTGVLWGRLSDKIGRKPVLLFGLLGTALSVLVFGFAPSLPVALFARALGGLLNGNIGVLQTTVAELVTVKEHQPRAYTIMPMVWCIGSIVGPMIGGALARPCISYPEIFARGTIWDRYPYLLPNLFSAATVFFGVIIGLLFLDETHAEKKAQRDRGREIGDYLASWFGGVASCNGRGRSPEKQALLDGKQNVQYLSTSVRPGSAHSDEALPAYRSQENSPRLAPQPDTQSLNEAPLEPIVVRRSKTFTKPVIMNIISYGILAFHTMTFDQLFPVFLSTKRPEHPVHDLPFKFTDGFGLETKMIGVIMSVQGLYSLFSNYLIVPPVTRRLGSLRLFRILAFSYFALYLVTPYLVLLPDSMRMPAIYLLVIWKCTFSTMAYPSNAILLANSAPSKQVLGTINGIAASTASLCRALGPTLSGLLYSWGLQTGYSGLAWWFSGLITIVGAYLSSQITEGGPQDDVMPEGDPLLDEGLFTDYDEEESV, encoded by the exons ATGGCGAGGAGTCGTCAAATGACTGCGGCCAACCGCGAAGCCGCTGGCCGCAATGAGAGACCGCTTCCCCCATTCCCCGCAAAGCAGATGTTTGTTCTAG CCTGCTGCAGAATATGCGAACCGATTGCCTTCATGTCCATCTTCCCCTACATCTACTACATGATCCAAGATTTCAACATTACCGATGATTCCAACAAGATTTCAGTTTACGCCGGCATGGTCACCTCCGCTTTCACATTGGCCGAATTCTCGACAGGAGTTCTTTGGGGACGGCTTAGCGATAAGATTGGCCGAAAGCCAGTGCTTCTCTTTGGTCTGCTGGGAACTGCTCTGAGTGTCTTGGTTTTTGGTTTCGCCCCCAGTCTGCCAGTCGCACTCTTTGCGCGCGCTCTTGGAGGTCTTCTCAATGG CAACATTGGCGTCCTTCAGACAACCGTCGCCGAGCTTGTTACTGTCAAGGAACATCAAC CCCGAGCTTATACAATCATGCCCATGGTGTGGTGCATTGG ATCGATCGTTGGGCCTATGATTGGAGGAGCTCTCGCACGACCATGCATCAGCTACCCCGAGATCTTCGCTCGCGGAACCATCTGGGACCGATATCCCTACCTCCTCCCCAATCTCTTCAGCGCCGCCACCGTTTTCTTCGGAGTCATCATTGGACTTCTCTTCCTGGATGAGACccatgctgagaagaaggctcaGCGAGACCGTGGACGTGAGATCGGAGATTACCTCGCCAGCTGGTTCGGTGGGGTTGCCAGCTGCAACGGACGAGGCCGCTCTCCCGAGAAGCAGGCTCTTCTCGATGGAAAGCAAAACGTTCAGTATCTCTCGACTAGTGTTCGCCCTGGCTCTGCCCACTCTGACGAGGCCCTGCCTGCTTACCGAAGCCAAGAGAATTCGCCCCGACTTGCTCCTCAGCCTGACACACAATCCCTGAACGAAGCCCCCCTGGAACCCATTGTGGTGCGAAGGTCAAAGACTTTCACAAAGCCTGTCATTATGAACATCATCTCTTATGGCATTCTCGCCTT CCACACTATGACTTTTGACCAGCTTTTCCCCGTCTTCCTGAGCACTAAGCGACCTGAACACCCCGTTCACGACCTCCCCTTCAAGTTTACCGATGGATTCGGCCTCGAGACTAAGATGATCGGCGTCATCATGTCGGTTCAGGGACTCTACTCACTCTTCTCCAACTATCTCATCGTTCCTCCAGTTACCCGACGACTTGGATCTCTCCGCCTCTTCCGAATCCTCGCATTCTCGTACTTTGCGCTCTACCTGGTCACACCCTACCTTGTGCTACTCCCCGACTCTATGAGAATGCCGGCTATCTACCTCCTTGTCATCTGGAAGTGCACCTTCTCCACCATGGCATACCCCAGCAACGCCATCCTGCTGGCCAACTCGGCGCCATCTAAGCAGGTCCTTGGAACGATCAACGGAATTGCGGCCTCAACTGCCAGCTTGTGCCGTGCTCTGGGCCCAACCCTGTCTGGTCTTCTTTACTCTTGGGGTCTTCAGACTGGATACTCTGGACTGGCTTGGTGGTTTAGCGGACTTATCACCATTGTCGGAGCATATCTCAGCTCCCAAATTACCGAGGGCGGACCTCAGGATGATGTGATGCCCGAGGGGGACCCTCTCTTGGATGAGGGTCTTTTCACCGACtacgacgaggaggagagtgTTTAA